A genomic window from Camelina sativa cultivar DH55 chromosome 2, Cs, whole genome shotgun sequence includes:
- the LOC104747588 gene encoding putative F-box protein At4g05475: MWQKIDLRELGSRGLDDLALDRLCRHAVDLSQGGLLEIDIEHFATDSLLTYIAERSSNLKSLGLRVYQGYVTNKVLVDAIAKFPLLETFEVSHSSLKLNLKAIGQACPQLKTLKLNSSGSGFCGLDELGYRSVRVKCDDEYALAIAESMPKLRHLQLLGDRLTDTGLNAILDGCPNLEHLDLRKCFNIKLAGNLEKKCLERIKEFRSPNDPTVDYPFDIVFVNSDSDEDYSDEEGNIDAYYDLAGTYIGIESL; the protein is encoded by the exons ATGTGGCAAAAAATCGACTTGCGAGAGCTGGGAAGCCGCGGATTGGACGATTTGGCTTTGGATAGATTGTGCCGTCACGCTGTTGATCTCAGCCAGGGCGGCTTGCTTGAGATCGACATTGAGCACTTTGCGACCGATTCTCTCCTCACCTACATCGCCGAGAG ATCAAGTAATCTGAAAAGTCTTGGACTTCGAGTATACCAGGGATATGTGACGAACAAAGTACTTGTGGACGCAATCGCAAAATTTCCATTGCTTGAAACCTTCGAGGTCTCACACTCATCGCTTAAACTGAATCTGAAAGCTATAGGACAGGCTTGCCCGCAGCTAAAGACATTGAAGCTAAACTCCTCAGGGTCAGGGTTTTGTGGGTTAGATGAGTTAGGTTACAGGTCCGTTCGCGTCAAGTGTGATGATGAGTATGCCCTAGCAATCGCTGAAAGCATGCCCAAACTACGCCACCTCCAGCTTCTTGGGGACAGGTTAACTGACACTGGCTTGAACGCCATTCTTGACGGCTGTCCTAACCTGGAACACCTCGATTTACGCAAGTGTTTCAACATTAAACTTGCCGGAAATCTTGAGAAGAAGTGTTTGGAGAGGATCAAAGAGTTCAGAAGCCCGAATGACCCAACTGTTGATTACCCATTCGATATCGTTTTTGTCAATTCTGATTCAGATGAAGACTATTCAGATGAGGAGGGGAACATTGACGCCTACTACGACTTAGCAGGCACCTATATAGGTATTGAATCTCTCTGA
- the LOC104747595 gene encoding F-box protein SKIP19-like, with product MSASSSTLVPPLMMREEEEPRNWTELPSEVTSLILLRLGAVEILENAQKVCKPWRHISKDPSMWRKIDMRDLGNRRLKDLDFDTLCRHAVDLSQGGLLEINLDFFSSDSLLACPHLKTLKLNSPGWSRYISFRTKCDDDDYPLAISMQLFRHQPCRHS from the coding sequence ATGTCTGCCTCCTCCTCTACATTGGTGCCTCCGCTGATgatgagagaggaagaagagccgAGAAACTGGACGGAGCTTCCGTCGGAGGTTACGTCTTTGATCCTGCTCCGACTTGGTGCAGTTGAGATACTTGAAAACGCTCAGAAGGTGTGCAAACCGTGGCGACACATCTCTAAGGACCCTTCTATGTGGCGAAAAATCGACATGCGAGACCTGGGAAACCGAAGATTGAAGGATTTGGATTTCGATACCTTGTGCCGTCACGCTGTTGATCTCAGCCAGGGCGGCTTGCTCGAGATCAACCTTGACTTCTTCTCGTCCGATTCTCTCCTTGCTTGCCCACATCTAAAGACATTGAAGCTAAACTCCCCAGGATGGTCACGCTACATATCGTTTCGCACcaaatgtgatgatgatgattatccCCTAGCAATCAGCATGCAACTGTTTCGACATCAACCGTGTCGGCATTCTTAA
- the LOC104715574 gene encoding putative F-box/LRR-repeat protein 21 yields MSASSSTLVPPLMMREEEEPRNWTELPSEVTSLILLRLGAVEILENAQKVCKPWRHISKDPSMWRKIDMRDLGNRRLKDLDFDTLCRHAVDLSQGGLLEINLDFFSSDSLLAYIADRSRNLRSLGIQMFFTAMTNGGLVNAIARLPLLETLEVSHTCLRLDLKAIGHACPQLKTLKLNSSGSVYDGLDELGYTFLLKYDDDYALAIAESMPELRHLQLLGDRLTDTGLNAILDGCPHLEHLDLRKCYNINLVGNLEKQCLERMKEFKGPDDSTADYPYDITFVNSDTDSYYDYYYESGSDIEVNYDGAGTWD; encoded by the exons ATGTCTGCCTCCTCCTCTACATTGGTGCCTCCGCTGATgatgagagaggaagaagagccgAGAAACTGGACGGAGCTTCCGTCGGAGGTTACGTCTTTGATCCTGCTCCGACTTGGTGCAGTTGAGATACTTGAAAACGCTCAGAAGGTGTGCAAACCGTGGCGACACATCTCTAAGGACCCTTCTATGTGGCGAAAAATCGACATGCGAGACCTGGGAAACCGAAGATTGAAGGATTTGGATTTCGATACCTTGTGCCGTCACGCTGTTGATCTCAGCCAGGGCGGCTTGCTCGAGATCAACCTTGACTTCTTCTCGTCCGATTCTCTCCTTGCTTACATCGCCGATag ATCAAGGAATCTGAGAAGTCTTGGAATTCAAATGTTCTTCACAGCTATGACGAACGGAGGACTTGTAAACGCAATCGCAAGACTTCCATTGCTTGAAACCCTCGAGGTCTCACACACATGTTTAAGACTGGACCTGAAAGCTATAGGCCACGCTTGCCCACAGCTAAAGACATTGAAGCTAAACTCCTCAGGGTCAGTGTATGATGGGTTAGATGAGTTAGGTTATACCTTTCTCCTCaaatatgatgatgattatgcCCTAGCAATCGCTGAAAGCATGCCTGAACTACGCCACCTCCAGCTTCTTGGTGACAGATTAACTGACACTGGCTTGAACGCCATTCTTGACGGTTGTCCTCACCTGGAACACCTTGATTTACGCAAGTGTTACAACATTAACCTTGTCGGAAATCTTGAGAAACAATGTTTGGAGAGGATGAAAGAGTTCAAAGGCCCGGACGACTCAACCGCTGATTACCCATATGATATCACTTTTGTCAATTCTGACACTGACTCATATTATGACTACTACTATGAGAGTGGTAGCGACATCGAGGTCAACTACGACGGAGCAGGTACTTGGGACTAG